A genomic window from Diorhabda sublineata isolate icDioSubl1.1 chromosome 8, icDioSubl1.1, whole genome shotgun sequence includes:
- the LOC130447254 gene encoding putative ankyrin repeat protein RF_0381 codes for MAIYKISTIRNKWRVSFLTECDKYLKSMFRKSVMTRSHELMTAVEDGNITEVELALKRGIYVNKKYLEKKWTLLHAAAKYGQMSILMLLLEEGADIEAKSLERKTPLHYATKHGHHSAVMFLLSKGADIQTRTSEEYTPLHYAAQYGNSSIVHVFLRRGAIIEAKTKKGKTPMHFASENGHSDIVKLLMKYGADFELKSSFNSPMHLAAEYGHINVIKILLENGADINMLNALKYTPLCVAVNKSQRRIVKFLLDQGADCSIANGFKDTPLHLAVRNDNEDIARLLIKKGAAIQPKNEDNWSPLLIAAQCGYVSIVELLLEVGANVNDVDDNINTSLHIAAESGNEDVAEILLSKGADVNAVNINSWTPLFYASYCHQKIVKLLLDSGADFHITDKFKNSPLHVATSLANIPIMKLLINVGADLETRNEDGSNVIDLALKLRDKTIIKNLIKYSLYKDINKIKPNSLGSLENSKFWDSCKSELEEMKYHMIADSTVSYYKFLRESEKNKLAAYFCNENIVLELEELQYKNKYPIYGIIISMKMLQGNYRKRMLMKADEILQQLKPKLPIVLRTKILEHLSDNDLKKFYTERPLDK; via the exons ATGgcaatatataaaatatcaacaattaGAAATAAATGGCGTGTATCTTTTTTAACTGA GTGTGACAAATATCTTAAATCAATGTTTCGAAAAAGTGTCATGACTAGAAGTCATGAACTGATGACTGCTGTGGAAGATGGAAATATAACGGAAGTGGAATTAGCATTGAAAAGAGGAATTTAtgttaataagaaatatttggaGAAGAAATGGACACTTCTACATGCAGCAGCCAAATATGGTCAAATGTCTATTTTAATGTTACTGTTGGAAGAAGGAGCAGATATTGAAGCCAAATCGTTAGAAAGAAAAACTCCTTTACACTATGCTACTAAACATGGTCACCACTCTGCAGTTATGTTTTTGTTATCAAAAGGAGCTGATATTCAAACTAGAACTTCAGAAGAATACACTCCTCTACATTATGCAGCTCAATATGGTAACAGCTCCATTGTTCATGTATTTTTGAGAAGAGGGGCTATTATTGAGGCCAAAACTAAAAAAGGCAAAACCCCTATGCATTTTGCTTCAGAAAATGGTCATAGTGACATAGTAAAATTACTCATGAAATATGGAGCagattttgaattgaaatccAGTTTCAACAGTCCTATGCATTTAGCTGCCGAATATGGACacataaatgttataaaaatcttGTTGGAAAATGGAGCTGATATCAACATGTTAAATGCTTTAAAATATACCCCGTTGTGTGTTGCAGTTAACAAATCACAAAGAAGAATTGTTAAATTCTTATTAGATCAAGGAGCAGATTGTTCAATAGCAAATGGTTTCAAAGATACACCTTTGCACTTAGCTGTTAGAAACGATAATGAAGATATCGCAAGATTGTTAATAAAGAAAGGTGCAGCTATACAACcgaaaaatgaagataattggTCACCTCTTTTAATTGCAGCACAGTGTGGATATGTATCCATTGTTGAATTATTACTAGAAGTAGGAGCAAATGTAAATGATGTTGATGATAATATTAACACTTCCTTGCACATAGCTGCTGAAAGTGGTAATGAAGATGTGGCAGAAATTCTCTTGAGTAAAGGAGCAGATGTAAATGCAGTTAATATTAACAGTTGGACTCCATTATTTTATGCTAGTTATTGCCACCAAAAGATAGTAAAACTTCTGTTGGATAGTGGAGCCGATTTTCATATAACAGACAAGTTTAAGAATAGCCCTCTACATGTTGCCACTTCACTTGCTAATATACCTATAATGAAGTTGTTAATTAATGTCGGAGCAGACTTGGAAACACGAAATGAAGACGGTTCTAATGTTATAGACTTGGCTCTTAAATTAAGGGATAaaacaatcataaaaaatttgataaagtaCAGTTTATAcaaagatattaataaaataaaacctaaTTCACTTGGTAGCTTGGAAAATTCCAAGTTTTGGGATAGTTGTAAATCTGAATTGGAAGAGATGAAATATCATATGATTGCTGATAGCACTGTTTCATATTACAAATTCTTAAGAGAatcggaaaaaaataaattagctgCTTATTTTTGCAATGAAAATATCGTTTTGGAATTAGAAGaattacaatacaaaaataaatatccaaTTTATGGAATTATTATATCTATGAAAATGTTACAGGGGAATTACAGGAAGCGAATGTTAATGAAAGCTGATGAAATTCTACAACAGTTGAAACCAAAGTTACCAATTGTtcttagaacaaaaattttggaacatttatctgataatgatttaaaaaaattttatacggaACGTCCGttagataaataa
- the LOC130448279 gene encoding craniofacial development protein 2-like — protein sequence MDDQNGKRQWQRKRTMICGTWNIQGIRTKVDDILQEIKKHKLDFIALSETKKKGQGTQTLGEYIHIYSGVNKEEHAKRGISLLIHEKYKKNVSSWEAISDRTIKVNVNLKGCKITIIATYGPNEDARVDEKEKYYETLNELISQTGNDREIIILGDLNARTGKETKHEIIGPYGENTRNDNGSRLIDVCQHNSLRIMNGYFKHKEIHTYTWTQITRNLRSIIDYLIMKQKTKIKVHNVRVYRSAECGSDHHLIKAKLIMPIIKDNKQKNQLQNSKDLTDIDIPNYNIESLMNESTKLLYQQRLDQNLLQEYEQEPTDNLTKVVIDSIHKAAKEALGYKEMKKRTRNYWWTEQLQNLKEQKQRLYHTWLSTKKAEHKEQYSEAVSKFKTAAIEAKNLSWENKCKELDTYLGGRQSRESWRFIDNVRSGRKENIPIGTISPNKWQDYYRSLLREQRSEYSNMPAEDIRITD from the exons ATGGATGATCAAAATGGAAAACGACAATGGCAACGAAAACGGACTATGATTTGTGGAACATGGAATATACAGGGAATTAGAACGAAGGTAGATgacattttacaagaaattaaaaaacataaactgGACTTTATTGCTCTctctgaaacaaagaaaaaaggacAAGGTACACAAACACTCGGGGAATATATCCACATATACAGCGGCGTTAACAAAGAAGAACATGCAAAAAGGGGTATATCGCTCCTTATACATGAGAAGTATAAGAAGAACGTCTCCAGCTGGGAAGCAATAAGCGATAGAACAATAAAAGTTAATGTCAATTTAAAAGGCtgcaaaataacaataattgctaCTTATGGACCTAATGAAGACGCACGggtagatgaaaaagaaaagtattatgaaacgcTAAATGAGCTAATATCTCAGACAGGTAACGATCGAGAAATCATAATACTGGGAGACCTAAATGCTAGAACTGGCAAAGAAACGAAGCATGAGATAATAGGGCCCTACGGTGAAAATACCAGGAATGATAATGGCTCCAGGTTGATAGATGTCTGTCAACATAACTCACTAAGAATAATGAATGGGTATTTTAAACATAAGGAAATACACACATATACATGGACGCAAATAACTAGAAATCTAAGATCAATAATCGACTAtcttataatgaaacaaaaaacgaagataaaagTGCACAATGTCAGAGTATATCGATCCGCAGAATGTGGAAGTGACCATCATCTGATAAAAGCTAAGTTAATAATGCCAATAATCAAagacaacaaacaaaagaatcaactgCAAAACAGTAAAGATTTAACAGATATAGATATACCAAACTATAATATAGAAAGCCTTATGAACGAgagcacaaaattattataccaaCAAAGACTGGACCAAAACCTCCTACAGGAGTACGAACAAGAACCAACAGACAATCTTACCAAAGTAGTAATTGACAGCATACACAAAGCAGCCAAAGAAGCCTtaggatataaagaaatgaaaaagagaacaCGAAATTATTGGTGGACTGAACAActacaaaatttaaaagaacaaaaacaacgatTGTATCATACCTGGCTAAGCACTAAAAAAGCAGAACATAAGGAACAATATAGTGAagctgtatcaaaatttaaaaccgctGCGATAGAGGCCAAAAACCTCAGCTGGGAAAATAAATGCAAGGAATTGGATACCTATTTAGGAGGACGCCAATCCAGGGAATCGTGGAGATTTATAGATAATGTTAGATCtggcagaaaagaaaatatcccaaTAGGCACCATATCACCAAATAAATGGCAAGACTATTACCGCTCATTACTCAGAGAACAGAGATCTGAATATAGTAACATGCCGGCTGAAGACATACGGATTACAG attaa